In Meiothermus ruber DSM 1279, the following proteins share a genomic window:
- a CDS encoding sugar ABC transporter substrate-binding protein produces the protein MRRVLVITGLLAAGIAALGLVTAQDKTPYIGLITKTESNPFFVKMKEGAQKEAQRLGAKFISAAGKTDGDNAGQVAAIENMVAAGVNTILITPSDAKAIVPAIQKARAAGVQVIALDSPTDPEDAVDALFATNNYQAGVLIGEYAAAVMKGKKPVIATLDLFPGHPVGAQRHNGFLAGFGLPSLPQESNELAKPAEVVCMADTYGDRAKAQTAMENCLQKNPNINLVYTINEPAAAGAYQALRAAGKEKNVIIVSVDGGCEGVRNVERGIIAATSQQYPLKMAALGVAAGVKYAKTGQKARGYVDTGVTLIAKNPVPGVGSKDVKFGLANCWGQ, from the coding sequence ATGCGTAGAGTGCTCGTTATTACAGGTTTGTTGGCAGCAGGCATCGCCGCGCTTGGACTGGTAACCGCCCAGGACAAGACCCCTTACATCGGACTCATCACCAAAACCGAGTCCAACCCCTTCTTCGTCAAGATGAAGGAAGGGGCCCAGAAGGAAGCCCAGCGGCTGGGCGCCAAGTTCATCAGCGCCGCAGGAAAAACCGACGGTGACAACGCCGGACAGGTGGCTGCCATCGAAAACATGGTGGCCGCCGGGGTCAACACCATCCTGATTACCCCCAGCGATGCCAAAGCCATCGTGCCCGCCATTCAAAAGGCTCGAGCCGCCGGGGTGCAGGTCATCGCCCTGGATAGCCCCACCGATCCCGAAGATGCGGTAGACGCCCTCTTCGCCACCAACAACTACCAGGCCGGGGTGCTGATCGGTGAGTATGCCGCCGCGGTCATGAAGGGCAAAAAGCCGGTCATCGCCACCCTCGACCTCTTCCCCGGGCACCCCGTGGGCGCACAGCGTCACAACGGCTTCCTGGCCGGCTTTGGGCTGCCAAGCCTGCCGCAGGAAAGCAACGAGCTGGCCAAGCCCGCCGAGGTGGTCTGCATGGCCGATACCTATGGCGACCGGGCCAAGGCCCAGACCGCCATGGAAAACTGCCTGCAGAAAAACCCCAACATCAACCTGGTCTACACCATCAACGAACCGGCCGCCGCAGGGGCCTATCAGGCGCTCAGGGCAGCCGGTAAAGAGAAGAACGTCATCATCGTCTCGGTGGACGGCGGGTGCGAGGGGGTGCGCAACGTCGAGCGGGGCATTATTGCAGCCACCTCGCAGCAGTACCCCTTGAAGATGGCCGCGCTGGGTGTGGCGGCTGGGGTCAAGTACGCCAAAACCGGCCAGAAGGCCCGCGGCTATGTGGACACCGGCGTCACCCTGATCGCCAAGAACCCCGTGCCGGGCGTCGGCAGCAAGGATGTGAAGTTCGGTCTGGCCAATTGCTGGGGCCAGTAA
- a CDS encoding LacI family DNA-binding transcriptional regulator: MVNLDDVAKLAQVSPATVSRALSRPEMVAEATRKRILQAAQELGYQPNQLARSLRQRSSQTLGLIITDILNPFHATLAKGVQDAAEKHNYTVFLFNTDEDPEKERRALNVLRGHQPRGLLIVPSPQAKENLKLVTKLPIVELDRTSGTPGIRTVMVDNVGGARKAVQHLIDLGHRRIGMIVGRLDISTAVERLQGYREALQAAGIPYDETLVRLGNHREADGRAAAQALLSMPPDKRPTALFVGNNEMTVGAVLALREMGIRIPQELSVVGFDDSRWAATIEPALTVVAQPTYELGFLACETLLSSLSRGQDTLPTSIRLDTSFILRESTAPPGGRKNGLKKRRQS, translated from the coding sequence ATGGTCAACCTTGATGACGTCGCCAAACTCGCGCAGGTCTCCCCCGCCACTGTGTCGCGGGCGCTATCCCGCCCAGAGATGGTGGCCGAAGCCACCCGCAAACGCATCCTGCAGGCGGCCCAGGAGCTGGGCTACCAGCCCAATCAGCTCGCCCGCAGTTTGCGCCAGCGCAGCAGCCAGACCCTGGGGCTGATCATCACCGATATCCTCAACCCCTTCCACGCCACGCTAGCCAAGGGCGTACAGGACGCCGCCGAAAAACACAACTACACGGTCTTCCTCTTCAATACCGACGAAGATCCAGAAAAAGAGCGACGCGCCCTTAACGTGCTGCGCGGGCACCAACCTCGAGGCCTCCTAATTGTGCCCAGCCCCCAGGCCAAAGAGAACCTCAAGCTCGTAACCAAGCTACCCATCGTAGAGCTGGATCGCACCAGCGGAACCCCTGGCATCCGCACGGTCATGGTCGATAACGTGGGTGGGGCCCGTAAAGCCGTGCAGCACCTGATCGATCTGGGCCATCGGCGCATCGGCATGATCGTAGGGCGCCTGGACATCTCCACCGCGGTCGAGCGCCTGCAAGGTTACCGTGAGGCCTTGCAGGCCGCCGGCATCCCCTACGACGAGACCCTGGTGCGGCTTGGCAATCACCGCGAAGCCGATGGCCGCGCGGCAGCCCAGGCCCTGCTGTCCATGCCCCCCGACAAACGGCCCACAGCCTTATTCGTGGGCAACAACGAGATGACCGTGGGCGCGGTGCTGGCCTTGCGCGAGATGGGCATCCGCATCCCCCAGGAGCTATCGGTGGTCGGATTTGACGATTCCCGCTGGGCTGCAACCATCGAACCAGCCCTCACCGTGGTGGCCCAGCCCACCTACGAGCTGGGGTTCTTGGCCTGCGAAACCCTGCTGAGTTCGCTTAGTCGCGGCCAGGACACCCTGCCCACCAGCATCCGGCTGGACACCAGCTTCATTCTTCGGGAGTCCACCGCCCCTCCGGGCGGTCGCAAAAATGGGCTCAAAAAAAGGAGGCAGAGCTAG